The following coding sequences are from one Paramormyrops kingsleyae isolate MSU_618 chromosome 21, PKINGS_0.4, whole genome shotgun sequence window:
- the LOC111854666 gene encoding coiled-coil domain-containing protein 39 isoform X1, which translates to MSGATLLNEIGWDEGFAIPVANAENKALEDELLRKQKEKSDLDGKLCTHRDKIQAMGEHLKNVRQELSHTQALSKAKEKETESEVHFKALAEREMGRLQQEISKLERELGATRDKKNTQENNIFKASQKLDELKSQMNWDQKTLSAWLEESARRDEDTMAIVKYAQQDESRVRELTVRMEKMTIEASQKRRALDNELTETITAQIGLDSTAESFRHAHAERQELIRQWESTIEQMRRRDREMEQCTLLLAQVNQEVREKEATIKEKKNFLDSEVENNRELERKIAAAERLAAKLRQELQEKESNRVRLEDELESLRFSVDGTATEVQAKRSQLSSMKKDILEKSNKVKAAQAFNVTLQEKLQCITETAMSVEERAAQMEQTLKENEEAVKETDSLLLHHREALFKKTQELEALKAQEMERKAEITGCRASLSNLNSRLNKMDQKSLKQQKIIYNQDFRIQQLERKISRLKGEVTGEEKRLLEAKVSELSEALEEKRKTSSMLMLQLRRLQDNIRCVQKEMEKTGVEKSDLTTKIEELDLFNDTSDKELKKLNQKKQDAMVEDNILKLETKRLRDLLYDKADSVLSLEKQRLWLQAVMSEREEELKLHREMICKRVRLAEQEQQALSAEVHERLSKTDKMKKRYEILTVSMAPPDGEEERSQAYYIIKAAQEKEELQRKGDDLDAKIGKAEKEIQALENTLHVVNSRNTTYRKSLHKVEESSEEYQEKLRLEEQKRAAEERYKYKRRQMKELQDDIQNMNNTLEILNRDEAAQSERTEETRSQLQILNKELGLQEEKLDRVGKQCSKLTREIRAARKTKEESLEERDIDLRELRDFNRTVNKMLLEAMQEHPDLRDAIDMYFQQASLPPPSPAPTLVSGTSSKPSSGRSSASSLRWSGGSSSSSGSSSVQAAPPPTTRTVDLGMGLSVTSAPLVTPSPRDSRPGSGTSGSSRSSGSVHSRKVQRKSP; encoded by the exons ATGTCGGGTGCAACTCTTTTAAACGAAATTGGCTGGGATGAAGGTTTTGCCATACCAGTGGCAAATGCAGAGAACAAGGCTTTGGAAGACGAG CTTCTAaggaaacaaaaggaaaaatCAGACCTGGACGGCAAACTCTGCACACACAGAGATAAGATCCAAGCGATGGGTGAACATCTGAAAAATGTGAGACAGGAACTATCTCACACTCAG GCTCTTTCCAAGGCCAAAGAGAAGGAGACCGAGTCCGAGGTTCATTTCAAGGCCCTGGCTGAACGGGAGATGGGCAGACTGCAGCAGGAGATTTCCAAGCTGGAGAGGGAGCTGGGAGCAACGAGAGACAAGAAGAATACACAGGAG AACAACATCTTCAAAGCTTCCCAGAAGTTAGATGAACTTAAGAGCCAGATGAACTGGGACCAGAAGACTCTCAGTGCTTGGCTGGAGGAGTCAGCGCGCAGAGATGAGGACACCATGGCTATCGTCAAATACGCCCAGCAGGATGAGAGCAGGGTCCGG GAACTGACAGTTCGCATGGAGAAGATGACCATCGAGGCCAGCCAGAAGCGCAGAGCCCTTGACAACGAGCTGACGGAGACGATCACGGCACAG ATAGGGCTGGACAGTACTGCTGAAAGCTTCCGTCACGCCCACGCAGAGAGGCAGGAGCTCATTCGACAGTGGGAGAGCACCATTGAGCAGATGAGAAGGAGGGACCGTGAGATGGAGCAGTGCACACTG CTTCTCGCCCAGGTGAACCAGGAGGTGAGAGAGAAGGAGGCCACAATAAAGGAAAAGAAGAACTTTCTGGACAGCGAGGTGGAGAACAACAGGGAGCTTGAGAGGAAGATTGCAGCCGCGGAGCGACTGGCCGCAAAGCTTAGGCAGGAATTGCAGGAGAAGGAGAGCAACCGTGTCAGGCTGGAGGATGAG CTGGAGAGCCTGAGGTTCAGTGTGGATGGAACAGCTACAGAAGTGCAAGCGAAGAGATCCCAGCTGTCCAGCATGAAGAAGGACATCCTGGAGAAAAGCAACAA GGTCAAGGCAGCTCAGGCCTTCAACGTCACCCTGCAGGAGAAGCTGCAGTGTATAACGGAGACAGCCATGAGTGTGGAGGAGAGGGCTGCGCAGATGGAGCAGACGCTGAAGGAGAATGAGGAGGCCGTTAAG GAAACGGATTCCCTGCTGCTCCACCACCGGGAGGCGCTGTTCAAGAAGACCCAGGAGCTGGAGGCCCTGAAAGCCCAAGAGATGGAAAGAAAAGCGGAGATTACAGGATGCAGAGCGTCACTGTCCAACCTCAACAGCCGGTTGAACAAGATGGACCAGAAATCCCTCAAGCAACAGAAAATTATTTACAACCAG GACTTCCGGATCCAGCAGCTAGAGAGGAAGATTTCTCGCCTGAAGGGGGAGGTGACAGGGGAGGAGAAGCGGCTGCTGGAGGCCAAGGTGTCTGAACTGTCTGAAGCTTTGGAGGAGAAGAGGAAAACGTCCAGCATGCTGATGCTACAGCTGAGAAGACTGCAG GACAACATTCGGTGCGTGCAAAAGGAGATGGAGAAGACAGGAGTGGAGAAATCAGACCTGACCACTAAGATCGAGGAGCTAGACCTTTTCAATGATACCTCAGACAAAGAACTGAAGAAGCTCAATCAGAAAAAGCAG GACGCTATGGTGGAGGACAACATCCTGAAGCTGGAGACGAAACGCCTGCGGGACCTGCTGTACGATAAGGCCGACAGCGTCCTCTCCCTGGAGAAGCagaggctgtggctgcaggcGGTCATGAGCGAGCGGGAGGAGGAGCTTAAGCTTCACCGTGAGATGATCTGCAAGCGGGTCAGATTGGCCGAGCAGGAGCAGCAGGCGCTCAG TGCCGAAGTCCATGAAAGGCTCTCCAAGACTGACAAGATGAAAAAGAGGTATGAGATACTGACTGTATCTATGGCTCCCCCTGATGGTGAGGAGGAGAGATCTCAGGCTTACTACATCATCAAG GCTGCACAAGAGAAGGAAGAGCTCCAGCGCAAGGGGGACGATCTGGATGCTAAAATCGGCAAGGCAGAGAAGGAGATCCAGGCTCTGGAGAACACCCTGCACGTGGTCAACAGCCGCAATACCACTTACCGGAAATCACTCCACAAAGTAGAGGAGTCAA GTGAGGAATATCAGGAGAAGCTCAGACTAGAGGAGCAAAAGAGAGCTGCAGAGGAAAGGTATAAATATAAAAGAAGGCAAATGAAAGAGCTACAGGATGACATTCAG AACATGAATAATACCCTTGAAATCCTGAATCGTGATGAAGCTGCACAAAGTGAAAGGACAGAAGAGACACGTTCTCAGCTCCAGATACTGAATAAAGAGCTGGGCTTGCAGGAGGAGAAGCTGGATAGAGTGGGGAAGCAG TGCTCAAAGCTGACCAGGGAGATTCGGGCTGCCAGGAAGACCAAGGAGGAATCCTTGGAAGAGCGAGACATCGATCTCCGGGAGCTGAGGGACTTCAACAGGACAGTGAATAAAATGCTGCTGGAAGCGATGCAGGAACATCCAGACCTGAGAGATGCCATTGATATGTACTTTCAGCAG GCCAGTCTGCCCCCGCCctctcctgcccccaccctaGTGAGTGGGACCAGCTCAAAGCCTTCCTCTGGCCGCAGCTCAGCTTCCTCACTCCg CTGGTCGGGGGGGTCTTCAAGCAGCAGCGGCTCCTCCTCAGTGCAAGCGGCTCCGCCTCCCACCACGAGGACCGTGGACCTGGGCATGGGTCTCTCGGTGACGTCCGCACCCCTTGTCACACCATCCCCACGGGATTCCCGGCCCGGGAGCGGCACcagcggcagcagcagaagCAGCGGCAGTGTCCACAGCCGGA
- the LOC111854666 gene encoding coiled-coil domain-containing protein 39 isoform X2, whose product MSGATLLNEIGWDEGFAIPVANAENKALEDELLRKQKEKSDLDGKLCTHRDKIQAMGEHLKNVRQELSHTQALSKAKEKETESEVHFKALAEREMGRLQQEISKLERELGATRDKKNTQENNIFKASQKLDELKSQMNWDQKTLSAWLEESARRDEDTMAIVKYAQQDESRVRELTVRMEKMTIEASQKRRALDNELTETITAQIGLDSTAESFRHAHAERQELIRQWESTIEQMRRRDREMEQCTLLLAQVNQEVREKEATIKEKKNFLDSEVENNRELERKIAAAERLAAKLRQELQEKESNRVRLEDELESLRFSVDGTATEVQAKRSQLSSMKKDILEKSNKVKAAQAFNVTLQEKLQCITETAMSVEERAAQMEQTLKENEEAVKETDSLLLHHREALFKKTQELEALKAQEMERKAEITGCRASLSNLNSRLNKMDQKSLKQQKIIYNQDFRIQQLERKISRLKGEVTGEEKRLLEAKVSELSEALEEKRKTSSMLMLQLRRLQDNIRCVQKEMEKTGVEKSDLTTKIEELDLFNDTSDKELKKLNQKKQDAMVEDNILKLETKRLRDLLYDKADSVLSLEKQRLWLQAVMSEREEELKLHREMICKRVRLAEQEQQALSAEVHERLSKTDKMKKRYEILTVSMAPPDGEEERSQAYYIIKAAQEKEELQRKGDDLDAKIGKAEKEIQALENTLHVVNSRNTTYRKSLHKVEESSEEYQEKLRLEEQKRAAEERYKYKRRQMKELQDDIQVSNVPVAVLAFSCPRTLQISL is encoded by the exons ATGTCGGGTGCAACTCTTTTAAACGAAATTGGCTGGGATGAAGGTTTTGCCATACCAGTGGCAAATGCAGAGAACAAGGCTTTGGAAGACGAG CTTCTAaggaaacaaaaggaaaaatCAGACCTGGACGGCAAACTCTGCACACACAGAGATAAGATCCAAGCGATGGGTGAACATCTGAAAAATGTGAGACAGGAACTATCTCACACTCAG GCTCTTTCCAAGGCCAAAGAGAAGGAGACCGAGTCCGAGGTTCATTTCAAGGCCCTGGCTGAACGGGAGATGGGCAGACTGCAGCAGGAGATTTCCAAGCTGGAGAGGGAGCTGGGAGCAACGAGAGACAAGAAGAATACACAGGAG AACAACATCTTCAAAGCTTCCCAGAAGTTAGATGAACTTAAGAGCCAGATGAACTGGGACCAGAAGACTCTCAGTGCTTGGCTGGAGGAGTCAGCGCGCAGAGATGAGGACACCATGGCTATCGTCAAATACGCCCAGCAGGATGAGAGCAGGGTCCGG GAACTGACAGTTCGCATGGAGAAGATGACCATCGAGGCCAGCCAGAAGCGCAGAGCCCTTGACAACGAGCTGACGGAGACGATCACGGCACAG ATAGGGCTGGACAGTACTGCTGAAAGCTTCCGTCACGCCCACGCAGAGAGGCAGGAGCTCATTCGACAGTGGGAGAGCACCATTGAGCAGATGAGAAGGAGGGACCGTGAGATGGAGCAGTGCACACTG CTTCTCGCCCAGGTGAACCAGGAGGTGAGAGAGAAGGAGGCCACAATAAAGGAAAAGAAGAACTTTCTGGACAGCGAGGTGGAGAACAACAGGGAGCTTGAGAGGAAGATTGCAGCCGCGGAGCGACTGGCCGCAAAGCTTAGGCAGGAATTGCAGGAGAAGGAGAGCAACCGTGTCAGGCTGGAGGATGAG CTGGAGAGCCTGAGGTTCAGTGTGGATGGAACAGCTACAGAAGTGCAAGCGAAGAGATCCCAGCTGTCCAGCATGAAGAAGGACATCCTGGAGAAAAGCAACAA GGTCAAGGCAGCTCAGGCCTTCAACGTCACCCTGCAGGAGAAGCTGCAGTGTATAACGGAGACAGCCATGAGTGTGGAGGAGAGGGCTGCGCAGATGGAGCAGACGCTGAAGGAGAATGAGGAGGCCGTTAAG GAAACGGATTCCCTGCTGCTCCACCACCGGGAGGCGCTGTTCAAGAAGACCCAGGAGCTGGAGGCCCTGAAAGCCCAAGAGATGGAAAGAAAAGCGGAGATTACAGGATGCAGAGCGTCACTGTCCAACCTCAACAGCCGGTTGAACAAGATGGACCAGAAATCCCTCAAGCAACAGAAAATTATTTACAACCAG GACTTCCGGATCCAGCAGCTAGAGAGGAAGATTTCTCGCCTGAAGGGGGAGGTGACAGGGGAGGAGAAGCGGCTGCTGGAGGCCAAGGTGTCTGAACTGTCTGAAGCTTTGGAGGAGAAGAGGAAAACGTCCAGCATGCTGATGCTACAGCTGAGAAGACTGCAG GACAACATTCGGTGCGTGCAAAAGGAGATGGAGAAGACAGGAGTGGAGAAATCAGACCTGACCACTAAGATCGAGGAGCTAGACCTTTTCAATGATACCTCAGACAAAGAACTGAAGAAGCTCAATCAGAAAAAGCAG GACGCTATGGTGGAGGACAACATCCTGAAGCTGGAGACGAAACGCCTGCGGGACCTGCTGTACGATAAGGCCGACAGCGTCCTCTCCCTGGAGAAGCagaggctgtggctgcaggcGGTCATGAGCGAGCGGGAGGAGGAGCTTAAGCTTCACCGTGAGATGATCTGCAAGCGGGTCAGATTGGCCGAGCAGGAGCAGCAGGCGCTCAG TGCCGAAGTCCATGAAAGGCTCTCCAAGACTGACAAGATGAAAAAGAGGTATGAGATACTGACTGTATCTATGGCTCCCCCTGATGGTGAGGAGGAGAGATCTCAGGCTTACTACATCATCAAG GCTGCACAAGAGAAGGAAGAGCTCCAGCGCAAGGGGGACGATCTGGATGCTAAAATCGGCAAGGCAGAGAAGGAGATCCAGGCTCTGGAGAACACCCTGCACGTGGTCAACAGCCGCAATACCACTTACCGGAAATCACTCCACAAAGTAGAGGAGTCAA GTGAGGAATATCAGGAGAAGCTCAGACTAGAGGAGCAAAAGAGAGCTGCAGAGGAAAGGTATAAATATAAAAGAAGGCAAATGAAAGAGCTACAGGATGACATTCAG GTTAGTAATGTTCCTGTTGCAGTGTTGGCGTTTTCCTGCCCAAGGACACTGCAAATTTCACTGTAG